From a single Nicotiana tomentosiformis chromosome 2, ASM39032v3, whole genome shotgun sequence genomic region:
- the LOC104096259 gene encoding oil body-associated protein 2C: MAATTGTHGQGEQIPPGKPMSTEQHMLDKGAQMLQSLTPIKQMNQHVCTFALYNHDMNRQIETHHYVTRLNQDFLQCAVYDSDHSTAHLIGVEYIVSDRIFETLPEEEQKLWHSHAYEIKSGLWVNPRAPEMVVKHELENIAKTYGKFWCTWQTDRGDKLPIGAPALMMSPQAVNLGMIKPEVIQKRDDKYNMSTDAMKRSRLEIAEPEWLNPQADYWKQHGKCFVVDIEDVEMKKRAPFP; encoded by the exons ATGGCTGCAACGACAGGGACCCACGGTCAAGGGGAGCAGATACCGCCGGGAAAGCCTATGTCAACGGAGCAACACATGCTAGATAAAGGTGCTCAAATGCTGCAGTCTTTGACTCCAATCAAACAAATGAACCAGCATGTTTGCACTTTTGCACTTTACAACCATGACATGAATCGTCAAATTGAAACTCACCACTATGTCACCCGTCTCAATCAAGATTTTCTCCAATGTGCTGTTTACGACTCTGATCATTCCACCGCCCACCTAATCG GGGTGGAGTATATAGTATCTGATCGTATCTTTGAAACCTTGCCTGAAGAAGAGCAAAAACTTTGGCATTCTCATGCTTATGAg ATAAAATCAGGGCTGTGGGTGAATCCTAGAGCTCCGGAAATGGTGGTAAAGCATGAACTTGAGAATATTGCCAAGACGTATGGAAAATTCTGGTGCACATGGCAAACAGATAGAG GTGATAAGCTACCAATTGGGGCACCAGCACTGATGATGTCGCCACAGGCAGTGAATTTGGGGATGATTAAGCCAGAAGTAATCCAGAAAAGAGATGACAAGTACAATATGTCGACTGATGCCATGAAGAGGTCGAGGCTGGAGATAGCAGAACCCGAGTGGCTTAATCCTCAGGCGGATTATTGGAAACAGCACGGCAAGTGTTTCGTGGTCGATATAGAGGATGTGGAGATGAAGAAGAGAGCTCCTTTTCCATGA
- the LOC104096260 gene encoding oil body-associated protein 2A-like: protein MASSDQTPGPMPPGDGSVPPGKSMTIGQHIIDKGAQVLQSLKPIKQMSQHVCTFAIYSHDITRQIETHHYVSRVNQDFLQCAVYDSDDSKGRLIGVEYIISDRIFETLPSEEQKLWHTHEYEIISGLWVNPRVPEMVQKPELENLARTYGKFWCTWQVDRGDRVPLGAPALMMSPQGVNLGMVAPELVKKRDERYGISSQELEKTRMDIAGPETMNPYANYWMQTAKGFAIDVELTDMKKCAPFP, encoded by the exons ATGGCTTCTAGCGATCAAACACCGGGGCCAATGCCGCCAGGAGATGGCTCTGTGCCGCCAGGAAAATCAATGACAATAGGGCAACATATTATAGACAAAGGGGCTCAAGTGTTGCAGTCTTTGAAACCCATAAAGCAGATGAGCCAGCATGTCTGCACCTTTGCTATATATAGCCATGATATCACTCGCCAGATTGAGACTCACCACTATGTGAGTCGAGTTAATCAGGATTTCCTTCAGTGTGCTGTTTATGATTCTGATGATTCTAAAGGACGTCTTATTG GCGTAGAATATATTATATCGGATCGAATCTTTGAAACTCTTCCATCCGAGGAACAGAAGCTCTGGCACACTCATGAGTACGAG ATTATATCAGGCCTTTGGGTGAACCCAAGAGTTCCAGAAATGGTGCAAAAGCCCGAACTTGAGAATCTTGCTCGTACTTATGGCAAGTTTTGGTGCACCTGGCAAGTTGATAGAG GTGATAGGGTTCCACTTGGAGCACCTGCGTTGATGATGTCTCCACAAGGTGTGAACCTAGGGATGGTGGCACCAGAGCTAGTGAAGAAAAGAGACGAAAGATATGGTATTTCTTCACAGGAACTGGAAAAGACAAGAATGGATATTGCTGGGCCAGAGACCATGAATCCCTATGCTAACTATTGGATGCAAACTGCCAAGGGTTTTGCCATTGATGTGGAGCTTACTGATATGAAAAAGTGTGCACCTTTTCCGTGA
- the LOC104096261 gene encoding MACPF domain-containing protein CAD1: MNMDSNPNKSSCLASDALITTLSNSIQALGRGFDVTSDIRLLYCKGAPGSRLVHLDEANRVDLLVPDGVSVLIPNVTADIECSVGMRSIEATPVCTFHEMAKYFNAMSNISGDVPLGSFNAMFNFTGSWQHDAAATKSLAMIGHVIPLYTVRIVKLDLLLRDEIKRAVPYSWDPTSLASFIENYGTHIVTSATVGGRDVVYIKQHQSSPLSGSDIEDYVKDIGDQRFSDLKNLSSAGPLRYKDKDVTVIFRRRGGDDLEQSHEKWARTVETSPDVINMTFTPIVSLLEEVPGIKYLSRAIELYLEYKPPIEDLQYFLDFQIARVWAPEQNNLQRKEPVCASLQFSLMGPKLYISPDQVTVGRKPVTGLRLSLEGSKQNRLSVNLQHLVSLPKILQPHWDTHMAIGAPKWKGPEEQDSRWFEPIKWKNFSHVSTAPIEHTETSIGDLSGVHIVTGAQLGVWDFGAKSVLHLKLLFSKVPGCTIRRSVWDHSPSNLSTVQRIDGSSTSLMNEKTAENKRGDSSSQMGKLAKIVDMTEMSKGPQDAPGHWLVTGAKLGVDKGKIVLRVKYSLLNY, translated from the exons ATGAACATGGATTCAAACCCCAACAAGTCTTCTTGTTTAGCCTCAGATGCTTTGATTACTACTCTTAGCAACTCAATCCAAGCTCTGGGTAGAGGGTTTGATGTCACTTCTGATATTAGGCTCCTGTACTGTAAAGGGGCTCCAGGTTCTCGTTTAGTTCATCTTGATGAAGCAAATCGTGTGGATCTTTTGGTCCCAGATGGGGTTAGTGTTTTGATTCCGAATGTTACAGCGGACATTGAATGTTCAGTTGGGATGAGAAGCATTGAGGCCACACCTGTTTGTACCTTCCATGAG ATGGCAAAATACTTCAATGCAATGTCAAATATATCTGGAGATGTTCCGCTTGGGAGTTTTAATGCCATGTTTAACTTCACTGGTTCATGGCAACATGATGCAGCAGCTACTAAATCCCTTGCCATGATTGGACATGTTATCCCACTCTATACAGTCAGGATAGTAAAGCTAGATTTGCTTCTGCGGGATGAAATAAAGCGCGCTGTTCCATACTCTTGGGATCCTACATCGCTGGCAAG CTTTATTGAAAACTATGGAACCCATATTGTCACCTCTGCAACAGTTGGTGGTAGGGATGTAGTTTATATTAAACAGCACCAGTCATCTCCTTTATCAGGTTCAGACATTGAagactatgtgaaagacattggAGATCAGAGATTCTCCGATTTGAAGAATCTCTCAAGTGCTGGACCTTTAAGATACAAGGACAAG GACGTTACAGTTATTTTCCGCAGAAGAGGAGGTGATGATCTGGAGCAGAGTCATGAAAAGTGGGCAAGGACTGTAGAAACATCACCAGATGTGATCAACATGACATTTACACCTATTGTGTCATTGCTTGAAGAGGTGCCTGGTATAAAGTACCTGAGTCGTGCAATTGAGCTATACTTGGAAT ACAAGCCACCAATAGAGGATTTACAGTATTTCCTAGATTTCCAAATAGCTCGTGTGTGGGCTCCAGAGCAAAATAACCTTCAAAGAAAGGAGCCTGTATGTGCATCCCTACAATTCAGTTTGATGGGTCCTAAGCTCTATATTAGCCCAGATCAG GTGACAGTGGGGCGTAAGCCAGTGACAGGGCTCAGGCTCAGCCTAGAAGGTAGCAAGCAGAACCGTCTTTCAGTCAATTTGCAGCACCTCGTTTCCCTTCCTAAGATCCTTCAACCCCACTGGGACACACACATGGCTATAGGTGCACCAAAATGGAAAGGTCCCGAAGAGCAGGATAGCAGATGGTTTGAACCAATCAAGTGGAAAAATTTCTCCCACGTAAGCACAGCACCGATTGAACACACTGAGACTTCCATTGGAGATCTCTCTGGTGTTCACATTGTGACGGGGGCTCAGCTTGGTGTTTGGGATTTTGGTGCCAAGAGTGTGTTGCATTTGAAACTCCTCTTTTCCAAGGTACCTGGTTGTACAATAAGAAGATCAGTATGGGATCATAGTCCATCAAACCTATCAACAGTACAAAGGATTGATGGTTCTTCAACATCACTTATGAACGAAAAAACTGCCGAAAACAAGAGAGGAGATAGTTCCAGCCAAATGGGGAAATTGGCAAAAATTGTAGACATGACAGAAATGTCAAAGGGACCACAGGATGCACCAGGGCACTGGTTAGTGACAGGAGCTAAACTTGGGGTTGATAAAGGAAAAATTGTGCTAAGAGTGAAGTATTCCCTATTGAATTACTAA